The following are encoded in a window of Sulfitobacter sp. S190 genomic DNA:
- a CDS encoding acyltransferase, whose protein sequence is MTAAHKPRLVWFDANRVFAAFGVVLIHSSTDFGGQAFADADQAQRIVPVFLRSLGEFSGSEMFFMFSLFLMAMRVDKKMPTYGSAIAVQAKRLLVPFAFWVVFYAFFRLFKADTFNYAPYLWDQLGQLQSWLGYFILGKSQYHMHFLPTLFALFLFYPVMRSATRYPILGLTVVVTIGVMNNVQGFVWGLDLDPVLRDYVICALKIFGYVGYGMAAFAIYGLWNDGIPRGESRLIRRCGFYFAILAYLATLPFFNVAFETGSWGVREGWDYYGHFLMPICVFLIFIGGQYLQWSPRWTFLASYTFGVYLVHPLVIDLFDIAVFGTGLSRSMNPWLIVIARFAFALPASFALAYVLSQLKSLAWTIGLGPTPWDVVRSKRAEA, encoded by the coding sequence ATGACCGCGGCGCATAAACCCCGTCTTGTCTGGTTTGACGCCAACCGCGTGTTTGCGGCCTTCGGTGTCGTTCTGATCCACTCCTCCACCGACTTCGGCGGGCAGGCGTTTGCGGACGCGGATCAGGCGCAGCGCATCGTGCCGGTGTTCCTGCGGTCTTTGGGTGAGTTTTCGGGATCCGAGATGTTCTTCATGTTCTCGCTGTTCCTGATGGCGATGCGCGTGGACAAGAAAATGCCGACCTATGGCAGCGCGATTGCGGTTCAGGCCAAACGCCTGTTGGTGCCCTTTGCGTTCTGGGTGGTGTTCTATGCATTCTTCCGACTGTTCAAGGCGGATACGTTCAACTACGCGCCCTACCTTTGGGACCAGTTGGGGCAGCTCCAAAGCTGGCTTGGCTACTTCATCCTCGGCAAATCGCAGTATCACATGCACTTCTTGCCGACTTTGTTCGCGCTGTTCCTGTTCTATCCGGTGATGCGGTCAGCGACCCGTTACCCTATCCTTGGCCTGACCGTCGTCGTCACCATCGGCGTGATGAACAACGTCCAGGGGTTCGTGTGGGGATTGGACCTTGACCCCGTATTGCGCGACTACGTTATCTGCGCGCTCAAGATCTTTGGGTATGTCGGGTACGGCATGGCGGCATTCGCGATCTACGGTTTGTGGAATGACGGTATCCCGCGCGGTGAATCGCGGTTGATCCGCCGCTGCGGGTTCTACTTTGCGATCCTCGCCTACCTCGCGACGTTGCCGTTTTTCAACGTGGCGTTTGAAACCGGATCATGGGGCGTGCGCGAGGGCTGGGACTACTACGGCCACTTCTTGATGCCGATCTGTGTGTTCCTCATCTTTATCGGCGGTCAGTATTTGCAATGGTCTCCGCGCTGGACCTTTCTGGCGAGCTATACGTTTGGCGTCTACCTCGTGCATCCGCTGGTGATCGATCTGTTTGACATTGCCGTCTTCGGAACTGGCCTGTCACGATCCATGAACCCATGGTTGATAGTCATCGCGCGCTTTGCATTTGCTTTGCCTGCATCCTTTGCACTCGCCTACGTGCTGTCGCAGCTCAAATCCCTCGCATGGACAATCGGACTGGGCCCAACCCCTTGGGATGTCGTGCGCTCCAAACGGGCGGAGGCGTGA
- a CDS encoding PP2C family protein-serine/threonine phosphatase — MPAPHCTVNTDDPSVALAPIAGARVSDADARSGAPALKVVVAEDSELQRLFLCSLINSLGFDAIEAEDGRAALRLIRQSGAQIVICDLEMPNLDGIGLTREIRQLGLDHYVHVIMVTGADETDIRDEALLAGVDDFITKGSSTAILKARLRTATRLIAHAAELAERSNILKETNARIEEDLRAAAEAQRQLLPTLRDDILGFSVASAFVPSAIVSGDMFGCFELENGNLGFYAIDVSGHGVHAALLSVAIGHLVTPEYFQSQAFDDHGSADPAALVAALNVRFSASDTDDYFTMFCGIIDTSSGQLAYCQAGYPSPFCVNGAGVGEPIGDGGFPVGLIASARYATDVHQIEVGGGLVICSDAACEAENANREFFGSGRVYAVAQTIATARPCDIPGKMVSALTQWRGGKPLEDDLTVVTLKRRS, encoded by the coding sequence ATGCCGGCACCACACTGCACAGTAAATACAGATGATCCGTCGGTCGCATTGGCACCGATCGCCGGTGCGCGTGTGTCGGACGCCGACGCAAGGTCGGGAGCGCCCGCGTTGAAGGTGGTCGTCGCTGAAGACAGCGAATTGCAGCGATTGTTCCTGTGCAGCCTCATCAATAGTCTGGGCTTTGATGCGATTGAGGCCGAAGACGGCCGCGCGGCATTGCGTCTGATCCGGCAGTCGGGTGCGCAGATCGTGATTTGTGATCTCGAGATGCCCAACCTTGACGGCATCGGGCTGACACGCGAAATCAGACAGCTTGGCCTCGACCATTATGTACATGTCATCATGGTGACGGGTGCGGACGAAACCGATATCCGCGACGAGGCGCTGCTGGCGGGGGTGGATGATTTCATCACGAAAGGCAGCAGCACTGCGATACTCAAGGCCCGCCTGCGCACCGCGACACGTCTTATCGCCCACGCGGCGGAGCTGGCGGAACGTAGCAATATTCTGAAAGAGACCAACGCGCGGATCGAAGAAGATCTGCGCGCAGCGGCAGAGGCGCAACGCCAGCTTTTGCCAACCCTGCGAGACGACATCCTGGGCTTTAGCGTGGCGTCGGCGTTCGTGCCGTCCGCTATCGTGTCCGGTGACATGTTCGGCTGCTTTGAACTCGAGAACGGAAATCTTGGTTTCTACGCAATCGATGTGTCAGGACACGGTGTTCACGCGGCCTTGTTGTCGGTCGCGATTGGCCACCTGGTGACGCCCGAATACTTCCAAAGTCAGGCATTTGACGATCACGGCTCGGCCGATCCTGCGGCCTTGGTCGCGGCGTTGAATGTCCGGTTCAGCGCGTCGGACACTGATGACTACTTCACCATGTTCTGCGGCATCATCGATACGTCCAGCGGCCAGCTTGCTTACTGTCAGGCTGGGTATCCGTCACCATTTTGTGTCAACGGTGCGGGTGTTGGCGAACCGATCGGCGATGGTGGATTTCCGGTGGGGTTGATTGCCAGTGCCCGCTATGCGACCGACGTTCACCAGATCGAAGTTGGCGGCGGTTTGGTCATCTGTTCGGACGCGGCATGCGAGGCCGAAAACGCCAATCGCGAATTCTTTGGCAGCGGTCGGGTTTACGCGGTGGCGCAAACGATCGCCACGGCCAGACCCTGCGATATCCCCGGAAAAATGGTCAGCGCGCTTACCCAGTGGCGCGGTGGAAAACCCCTGGAAGACGACCTTACTGTCGTCACCCTTAAACGGAGGTCATGA
- a CDS encoding DUF3131 domain-containing protein, whose translation MTRSKSAPWLLAGAASLFAFFPLSNGRAQDVDASASTLTLDGVSVEGETYRSVTITSAAPLSVRFGDMVQAQTCARGPMGQSRVHSGRNGQLTPREFEMAKTAWSYFESSYQSETGLVNAVGSFPSTTLWDTASYISAMVAAYELCVIDKRTFDDRANRLINTLRNLTLYRGEAPNKVYNAATGEMVDYANQPGEIGMSANDIGRLLVWLQILKERHPHLANGVDNVPMRWNFCNLINEDGRMFGSFTQSDGDTRYVQEGRLGYEEYAAKGFALWGFDVDRAMSPESLNFVEIFGVRVPYDGRDPRVFKNQNYVLTEGYILDGLELGWDLPTDRSNDGMVASNGWRAEFAQRIYLVQQRRFEQTGVITARSEHQVEGSPYFVYDSIFADGYPWNTLDPTGEYQPDRAAVSAKAAVGMWALWDTDYTDLLFEAVADLSEPDRGFYEGLYENGNGYIPLQTANNNGIILAALLYKVQGPILQRVNQNTQVWDTAFIGTDIRDNKCHPNRMVEEVPCCACGNANQIAPVIPVEDFVYCRPVTGGQDIGATECSTVEHNLPLPQVRKVLPSSCSIPVADR comes from the coding sequence ATGACCCGATCCAAATCCGCGCCTTGGCTGTTGGCTGGCGCCGCATCGTTGTTTGCATTCTTTCCGTTGTCGAACGGGCGGGCGCAGGACGTTGATGCCAGTGCATCAACGCTGACGCTTGATGGTGTATCCGTAGAGGGCGAGACCTATCGCAGTGTGACGATCACATCCGCGGCGCCCCTGTCTGTCCGGTTTGGCGATATGGTTCAGGCACAGACCTGCGCGCGCGGTCCGATGGGACAATCGCGTGTTCATTCCGGGCGCAACGGGCAACTGACGCCGCGCGAATTCGAAATGGCCAAGACGGCATGGTCCTATTTCGAGAGCAGCTATCAGTCTGAAACCGGGCTGGTGAATGCCGTCGGCTCTTTCCCGTCCACGACGCTGTGGGACACGGCATCCTATATCAGTGCCATGGTTGCGGCGTACGAGCTATGTGTGATCGACAAGCGCACGTTTGATGACCGCGCCAACCGTCTGATCAACACCCTGCGCAACCTGACGCTCTATCGCGGTGAGGCGCCCAACAAGGTGTACAACGCAGCAACCGGTGAAATGGTGGATTATGCCAACCAGCCGGGCGAAATCGGGATGTCAGCGAATGACATCGGTCGTCTTCTGGTCTGGCTCCAGATCCTCAAGGAGCGTCATCCGCATCTGGCCAATGGCGTCGACAACGTCCCTATGCGTTGGAACTTCTGCAATCTTATCAACGAAGACGGTCGCATGTTCGGGTCTTTCACGCAATCGGATGGCGATACGCGCTATGTGCAGGAAGGGCGTCTTGGCTATGAGGAATATGCCGCCAAGGGCTTCGCGCTGTGGGGCTTTGACGTAGATCGCGCGATGTCGCCCGAGTCGTTGAATTTTGTCGAGATTTTCGGCGTCCGTGTGCCCTATGACGGGCGTGATCCGCGCGTGTTCAAGAACCAGAACTACGTGCTCACGGAAGGCTACATACTTGACGGTCTGGAGTTGGGTTGGGATCTGCCGACAGATCGCAGCAATGACGGTATGGTGGCCAGCAATGGTTGGCGCGCCGAATTTGCCCAACGCATTTATCTCGTGCAGCAGCGCCGGTTCGAGCAGACCGGTGTGATCACCGCCCGCTCCGAACACCAGGTCGAAGGCAGCCCGTATTTCGTTTACGACAGCATCTTTGCGGATGGGTATCCGTGGAACACGCTCGACCCGACAGGAGAGTACCAGCCGGACCGCGCGGCAGTTTCCGCAAAAGCGGCCGTGGGGATGTGGGCGCTGTGGGACACGGATTATACCGACCTGTTGTTCGAAGCCGTCGCTGATCTGTCCGAGCCTGATCGCGGGTTTTATGAAGGTCTTTATGAAAACGGCAACGGGTATATCCCGCTCCAGACAGCCAACAACAACGGCATCATTCTGGCGGCACTTTTGTACAAAGTGCAGGGTCCGATCCTGCAGCGTGTGAACCAAAACACCCAGGTCTGGGACACTGCATTCATCGGCACGGATATTCGTGACAACAAATGCCACCCCAACCGGATGGTCGAAGAAGTGCCGTGCTGTGCCTGCGGCAACGCCAACCAGATCGCTCCTGTCATTCCGGTGGAGGACTTCGTTTACTGCCGTCCTGTTACCGGGGGCCAAGACATCGGGGCTACCGAATGCAGCACGGTGGAACACAACCTGCCCCTTCCGCAGGTGCGCAAGGTACTGCCCTCCAGCTGTTCGATCCCGGTGGCAGACCGATGA
- a CDS encoding DUF3131 domain-containing protein, with protein MSFKTHLIKARSHLIFLFALGCGLVLVTTIDRRENEQADTQSGATAMAHFEEVTPLPLAITGTSSPEDLAYAKMAWQYFVNNTDPNTGLVNSTDNYPSTTTWETGSYFVATLSANRLGLIDDAETIARIDLVLETLMDMRLFDDALPNKAYNVRTGDLVNYANEPVERGLGWSALDIARMVAALGHVNANYPELAAKTAKVMDRWDLSLMVEDGQLIGGNIADGDLRYDQEGRVGYEQYAAKAMMLFGFDMFRAYDAEKNLMVREVEGQPIPVDTRLHRNVTPAFTVSEPYLFDGLEFGFDARSARFASAIYAAQEARYRNTGILTAVSESHIDVAPYFIYSSVWGGGADWAVMSFSGERLDSKRTITTKVAFAWDALFGTEYTSDLVAAIAPLGDPDRGWPEGIYEADGTTNSSVTVNTNAVVLAALAFRANGPLIRAGQ; from the coding sequence ATGAGTTTCAAGACACACCTTATCAAGGCCCGCAGCCATCTGATTTTTCTCTTTGCATTGGGGTGCGGTCTGGTGCTGGTCACGACAATCGACCGACGCGAAAATGAACAGGCAGACACGCAATCAGGAGCCACTGCAATGGCACACTTCGAAGAGGTCACGCCGCTGCCTTTGGCAATCACGGGCACATCGTCGCCCGAGGATTTAGCCTATGCAAAGATGGCGTGGCAGTACTTTGTGAACAACACGGATCCAAACACCGGGCTGGTCAATTCGACGGACAACTACCCATCCACGACAACGTGGGAAACGGGGTCTTACTTCGTCGCCACTCTGTCAGCCAATCGTCTGGGCCTGATCGACGACGCAGAGACCATTGCCCGTATTGATCTGGTGCTTGAGACGCTGATGGACATGCGCCTGTTCGACGATGCGTTGCCAAACAAGGCCTACAATGTGCGCACTGGCGATTTGGTCAACTACGCAAATGAACCCGTGGAACGGGGCTTGGGTTGGTCTGCTTTGGACATTGCGCGCATGGTGGCGGCCCTTGGCCATGTGAACGCCAACTACCCCGAATTGGCAGCCAAGACCGCCAAAGTGATGGACCGTTGGGACCTGTCCTTGATGGTTGAAGATGGCCAGTTGATCGGCGGCAATATCGCGGACGGCGACCTGCGCTATGATCAAGAGGGGCGCGTTGGATACGAACAATACGCGGCCAAGGCGATGATGCTGTTCGGTTTCGACATGTTCCGCGCCTATGATGCAGAGAAAAATTTGATGGTGCGCGAGGTCGAAGGCCAACCGATCCCCGTTGACACGCGCCTGCACCGCAATGTCACGCCCGCCTTTACAGTCAGCGAACCCTATCTGTTTGACGGTCTGGAGTTCGGATTTGATGCGCGATCAGCCCGTTTCGCAAGCGCCATCTATGCCGCCCAGGAGGCGCGGTATCGCAACACCGGTATCCTGACCGCGGTCAGCGAATCCCACATCGATGTCGCGCCGTATTTTATTTATTCGTCCGTTTGGGGCGGTGGCGCAGACTGGGCCGTCATGTCATTCAGTGGTGAACGGTTGGACAGCAAGCGCACCATCACCACCAAGGTTGCCTTTGCCTGGGACGCCTTGTTCGGCACGGAATACACCAGCGACCTCGTGGCCGCGATTGCGCCGCTGGGTGATCCGGACCGCGGGTGGCCCGAAGGCATCTATGAGGCCGACGGCACGACCAATTCATCCGTAACCGTGAACACAAACGCGGTTGTTCTGGCCGCATTGGCGTTTCGCGCCAACGGTCCACTGATCCGGGCTGGCCAATGA
- a CDS encoding glycosyltransferase yields the protein MDDYFAKYEDRLPQAPLEYSATRELVWQFLATVALVVGAWYIWWRWTASLNTEAMWFAVPLVIAETCAFIGMVLFVFNLWKDEPLEILDAPARLIDIAPDHPDGARPISVDVMFATYNEDPELVLLGIKDAQNITYPHPIDIRIHVLDDGRRDKMRKIAEAAGANYISRDTNEGFKAGNLRHAMEQTCGDLLVICDADTRPFPTILENTLGYFREPKMAWVQTPQWFYDLPDGQPFDEMLQGRFGAKAGSFGRGLQKIIGPVQLGTDPFVSDPKMFYDIIQRRRNWANASFCCGAGSIHRREAVMEAALRSFGKQVEKRTHATEEMITVASKEREIAPDMMDAIRTEAATTEILTPYRFHVSEDIYTSIVLHSDRERGWKSRMHPIVESKMLSPQDLLTWTVQRYKYAGGSLDILVNDNPIFGRGLTFAQRVMYAATFYSYLAPIWNLVFLVAPAIYLFTGVSPVAAYSSEFFWHLIPFLVTLELAMMAGTWGISGYAAKASYLSFFPLGARAIWSVMRGQTISFKVTPKVRQSGNFLALVRPQIAVVIATVAATIWACIALALGTTSHSATGVVSNVLWGFNNCLAMAGIISAALWVPGATDEGD from the coding sequence GTGGACGATTATTTCGCGAAGTACGAAGACCGCCTGCCTCAGGCCCCATTGGAATATTCCGCCACCCGTGAGCTGGTTTGGCAGTTTCTGGCGACGGTCGCGTTGGTGGTTGGCGCCTGGTACATCTGGTGGCGCTGGACGGCATCGCTGAACACAGAGGCAATGTGGTTTGCCGTGCCTTTGGTCATCGCTGAAACCTGTGCCTTCATCGGGATGGTTTTGTTCGTCTTCAATCTTTGGAAGGACGAACCCCTAGAGATACTCGATGCGCCGGCCAGATTGATCGATATCGCACCTGACCACCCCGATGGCGCGCGCCCGATCTCGGTCGATGTGATGTTTGCGACGTACAACGAAGACCCGGAACTGGTTCTGCTCGGCATCAAGGACGCGCAGAACATCACCTATCCGCACCCGATTGATATCCGCATTCACGTGCTGGACGACGGGCGTCGGGACAAGATGCGAAAAATCGCGGAGGCGGCGGGCGCCAATTACATTTCACGCGACACCAACGAAGGGTTCAAGGCTGGCAATCTGCGCCATGCGATGGAACAGACCTGTGGCGATTTGCTGGTGATTTGTGACGCCGACACGCGGCCATTTCCGACCATCCTCGAAAATACGCTAGGCTATTTTCGCGAGCCGAAAATGGCGTGGGTCCAGACGCCGCAGTGGTTCTACGATCTGCCGGACGGGCAACCCTTCGATGAAATGCTGCAGGGCCGTTTCGGTGCCAAGGCCGGTTCATTCGGGCGCGGGCTGCAAAAGATCATCGGTCCCGTGCAGCTGGGCACCGACCCGTTCGTGAGCGACCCTAAGATGTTTTACGATATCATCCAGCGCCGCAGAAACTGGGCCAATGCCTCGTTCTGCTGTGGGGCGGGATCCATCCACCGCCGTGAGGCCGTCATGGAGGCCGCCTTGCGCAGCTTTGGCAAGCAGGTCGAAAAGCGTACCCATGCCACCGAAGAAATGATCACCGTGGCGAGCAAGGAACGCGAAATCGCGCCGGATATGATGGACGCGATCCGCACCGAAGCGGCAACGACGGAAATTCTGACACCGTATCGGTTCCACGTGTCCGAGGACATCTACACATCCATTGTGCTGCACTCGGACCGCGAGCGTGGCTGGAAATCGAGAATGCATCCGATTGTCGAAAGCAAAATGCTGTCTCCGCAGGATTTGCTGACATGGACCGTGCAGAGATACAAATATGCCGGCGGCAGTCTGGATATTCTGGTCAATGACAACCCGATCTTCGGGCGGGGGCTGACGTTTGCGCAACGCGTGATGTATGCGGCGACGTTTTATTCCTACCTTGCGCCGATCTGGAACCTCGTTTTTCTGGTGGCACCCGCGATTTATCTGTTTACCGGCGTGTCGCCGGTGGCGGCCTATTCGTCCGAATTCTTCTGGCACCTGATCCCGTTTCTGGTGACCTTGGAGCTGGCGATGATGGCGGGCACGTGGGGCATATCGGGATACGCGGCCAAGGCCAGTTATCTGTCGTTCTTCCCACTGGGTGCGCGGGCAATCTGGTCGGTGATGCGCGGCCAAACGATTTCGTTCAAGGTCACCCCAAAGGTGCGCCAGTCGGGAAATTTTCTCGCCCTCGTGCGCCCGCAGATTGCCGTTGTCATTGCGACAGTCGCGGCCACGATCTGGGCCTGCATCGCTCTGGCCCTTGGCACCACATCACATTCCGCCACGGGGGTCGTGTCCAACGTCCTTTGGGGTTTCAACAATTGCCTGGCGATGGCCGGCATCATCAGCGCGGCCCTCTGGGTGCCAGGCGCGACTGACGAAGGCGACTAA
- a CDS encoding STAS domain-containing protein, with translation MIHTTPQDMGITAIRPGVDRLTAANAKTFKDDVTRLIDRGSAQLVIDFNDVTFVDSSGLGALVGVLKKIGHRGDLAVCGLNSDVAQMFRICRMDQVFKTFGTVEGAVAKMAEDL, from the coding sequence ATGATCCATACAACCCCGCAAGACATGGGCATCACAGCGATCCGCCCCGGTGTCGACCGCCTGACGGCCGCAAACGCCAAGACCTTCAAGGACGATGTGACCCGGTTGATTGATCGCGGGTCAGCGCAGTTGGTCATCGATTTCAACGACGTGACCTTCGTGGATTCCTCCGGCCTTGGCGCGCTTGTCGGTGTGCTCAAAAAGATCGGCCATCGCGGTGATCTTGCCGTGTGCGGGCTGAATTCCGATGTGGCCCAGATGTTCAGGATCTGCCGCATGGATCAGGTGTTCAAGACCTTTGGTACTGTCGAAGGTGCCGTTGCGAAGATGGCAGAAGACCTGTGA
- a CDS encoding response regulator transcription factor has protein sequence MRILIADDHDLLRDTLVMFLENAGGIETEAVGTYGDAIAMIDAGPAFDLVLLDFNMPGMNGLDGLKSALTHGDGQRVALVSGEASRKIAEDALEAGAAGFVPKSLPAKSLVNAVRFMAMGEQYAPIDFMTAEEEVEENPLAANLTERELQVLKGLTEGKSNKEIARDLDISEPTIKLHMKTLYRKVGAANRTQAALIAREAGLF, from the coding sequence ATGAGAATCCTAATCGCTGACGATCACGACCTCTTGCGGGATACTCTTGTGATGTTTCTGGAGAACGCAGGCGGAATCGAAACCGAAGCGGTGGGTACCTACGGCGACGCGATTGCCATGATCGACGCCGGTCCTGCCTTTGATCTGGTCCTTCTCGACTTTAACATGCCGGGCATGAACGGGTTGGACGGGCTCAAATCCGCGCTGACCCACGGGGATGGCCAGCGGGTTGCGCTGGTGTCCGGTGAAGCCAGCAGAAAAATTGCGGAAGACGCGCTCGAGGCGGGGGCCGCCGGGTTTGTGCCCAAATCGCTCCCCGCAAAGTCGCTGGTCAATGCCGTCAGGTTCATGGCGATGGGGGAGCAGTACGCCCCGATCGATTTCATGACCGCGGAAGAGGAAGTGGAAGAAAATCCGCTGGCAGCGAACCTGACCGAACGCGAACTGCAGGTTCTGAAGGGGCTGACCGAAGGCAAGTCCAACAAGGAAATCGCCCGCGACCTCGATATTTCGGAACCCACCATCAAGCTGCATATGAAAACGCTGTACCGCAAGGTCGGCGCTGCCAACCGCACACAGGCGGCACTGATCGCGCGCGAGGCGGGATTGTTCTGA
- a CDS encoding UTP--glucose-1-phosphate uridylyltransferase, with amino-acid sequence MTHIRKAVFPVAGMGTRFLPATKSVPKEMITLVDRPLIQYAVDEARDAGVEEFIFVSAAGKGALEDYFDTAAALETRLQAAGKTEALAALDCTRMAEGALTLLRQSQPLGLGHAVRQARKLIGDEAFAVILPDDVIKSEKGALAQMVEVHRELGGHMVATMDVPRSDISKYGVLDVASEQGRVSRALGLIEKPRADLAPSTKAVIGRYILDRSIFDQLDNLGPGAGGELQLTDAINADVSTVGVHGFTFDGQRFDCGSVQGYVQATTAFAMDRADLQSEYAAFLNEKRQPFRLVA; translated from the coding sequence ATGACACATATCCGCAAAGCTGTTTTCCCCGTCGCCGGAATGGGCACGCGCTTTCTGCCGGCGACAAAATCTGTTCCCAAGGAAATGATCACCTTGGTGGATCGCCCGTTAATCCAATACGCTGTGGACGAAGCCCGCGATGCCGGGGTGGAGGAATTCATTTTCGTTTCGGCCGCAGGAAAAGGCGCGTTGGAGGACTATTTCGATACCGCCGCCGCTCTTGAGACACGGCTGCAAGCGGCAGGCAAAACAGAAGCTCTGGCCGCGCTGGACTGCACGCGCATGGCCGAAGGCGCGTTGACCTTACTGCGACAATCGCAGCCTTTGGGTCTGGGCCACGCGGTGCGTCAGGCCCGTAAACTGATCGGCGATGAAGCTTTTGCCGTGATCCTTCCCGACGACGTGATCAAAAGCGAAAAAGGTGCCTTGGCCCAGATGGTCGAGGTGCACCGCGAACTGGGCGGCCACATGGTGGCGACGATGGATGTGCCCCGATCCGACATCAGCAAATACGGTGTGCTTGATGTGGCATCCGAACAGGGCCGCGTGTCCAGAGCGCTGGGCTTGATCGAAAAACCGCGCGCGGATTTGGCGCCATCTACCAAGGCCGTTATCGGCCGATATATTCTGGACCGATCAATCTTCGATCAGCTCGACAATCTCGGCCCCGGCGCGGGCGGCGAGTTGCAACTGACAGATGCGATAAACGCGGATGTCTCAACGGTTGGCGTGCATGGGTTCACCTTCGACGGGCAGCGGTTCGATTGCGGATCGGTGCAGGGATACGTGCAAGCGACAACAGCCTTCGCCATGGACCGCGCGGACCTGCAAAGCGAATACGCCGCCTTCCTCAACGAAAAGCGCCAGCCATTCCGTCTGGTCGCGTAA
- a CDS encoding ATP-binding protein gives MRNDLGDVDRVVLSMKASVQGALGASSLVKFEISLSEALTNLVKHARTSDRSAPIDIELDETDTSVRVEMFDPVGAQPFDLRDHARPLASVDPLAESGRGLGLFLQCSDDVDYGPKADRMCLSLSFSKSGD, from the coding sequence ATGCGCAACGATCTTGGCGATGTGGACCGAGTGGTGCTGTCGATGAAGGCCAGCGTGCAAGGGGCGCTTGGCGCATCCAGCCTCGTGAAGTTCGAGATCAGCCTGTCCGAAGCGCTGACCAATCTGGTGAAGCATGCGCGCACAAGCGACCGATCCGCGCCGATCGACATCGAGCTGGACGAAACCGACACCAGCGTTCGTGTCGAGATGTTCGACCCTGTCGGCGCACAGCCCTTTGATCTGCGCGACCATGCCCGACCCCTCGCTTCCGTTGATCCACTGGCCGAGAGCGGCCGTGGGCTCGGCCTTTTTCTTCAGTGCTCGGACGACGTGGATTACGGCCCCAAGGCCGACCGCATGTGTCTGTCACTTTCATTTTCGAAATCAGGAGACTGA
- a CDS encoding peptidoglycan-binding protein → MMRFILSVIVLVGSALQLGASPCVSPTFDIPFPGATDVTSHVTDLPSSAFPAFWQKGRVDGYAYKIFANATGVLRGGDPDMPWAIEIMCDASVETCALTQTGTPPQPATRVAERLGQCLVSPLPMSEAAEKPDQMTSQSNSPEPIAAATVEATTEERASPCGLAVVDELTDIATMQRLLVLLGEDPGPVDGFLGPKSFAAMNAFVSNAGWGTSIPELVNVLSERHCSQTH, encoded by the coding sequence ATGATGCGCTTTATTTTGTCAGTCATTGTTCTCGTCGGATCGGCGTTGCAGCTTGGGGCGTCGCCATGCGTTTCCCCGACGTTCGATATCCCCTTTCCCGGCGCGACGGATGTGACGTCGCATGTGACGGATCTGCCGTCTTCGGCATTTCCGGCGTTCTGGCAAAAAGGGCGTGTTGATGGGTACGCCTATAAGATATTTGCCAACGCAACAGGGGTACTGCGAGGGGGGGATCCGGATATGCCCTGGGCAATCGAGATCATGTGCGACGCATCGGTTGAGACATGTGCACTCACGCAAACAGGAACGCCACCCCAACCTGCCACACGTGTCGCAGAGCGGTTGGGCCAATGCCTGGTTTCACCCCTCCCGATGAGTGAAGCGGCCGAAAAACCGGATCAAATGACCTCACAATCGAATTCCCCGGAACCGATTGCGGCGGCAACGGTAGAAGCCACGACTGAAGAGCGCGCGTCGCCTTGCGGGCTTGCTGTGGTGGATGAGCTGACGGACATCGCGACGATGCAGCGACTTCTGGTATTGCTCGGCGAAGATCCTGGTCCGGTGGATGGGTTCCTTGGGCCGAAATCCTTTGCCGCGATGAATGCCTTTGTAAGCAACGCAGGATGGGGTACCTCCATCCCCGAACTCGTTAATGTGCTGTCGGAACGGCATTGTTCACAGACACACTAA